In Porphyromonas cangingivalis, a genomic segment contains:
- a CDS encoding ABC transporter permease: MNIFDRETWKEVHHTLMSNRKRTFTTAFGVFWGIFVLVILLSIGAGVNNAVSRELRGISTNMGMMETSTTARPYKGFKKGRIWHMTMSDIERIKDFDKDILCVTPVTTLRGENGEYSTLYYGTKKSETLVLGIMGDYTKIVKYNIHSGRFITEADHRSRRPVCAVGRQIAKTVLGGEEEALGKVIRIGQKHYTVIGVVSDISRSVSIMGGRAETNVFLPYSVVDAFQKNPGQVYTTFLSVKDGAEVRPVLDKIKAYLYAKNDIHPDDEIALETIDISSIFQFFNLLLTSITILIWFVGFGTIISGIVGVSNILLVTVRERTREIGVRRALGGHPRDIIGQILLEGISITVLSGLTGIILATGIMSLVDLVLSMQVSPAFVPLHNPVLPFGTAIIALLVIILGGLLGGTLPAIRAVNIKPIDAIREE, encoded by the coding sequence ATGAATATCTTCGATAGAGAGACTTGGAAAGAAGTGCATCACACCTTGATGAGTAACCGAAAGCGGACCTTCACCACAGCCTTCGGTGTGTTTTGGGGTATCTTTGTACTGGTGATCCTCCTTAGTATCGGCGCAGGAGTCAATAATGCCGTGTCCAGAGAATTACGAGGAATCTCTACCAACATGGGGATGATGGAGACTTCGACCACTGCAAGACCATATAAGGGATTCAAGAAGGGGCGTATTTGGCATATGACCATGAGTGACATAGAGCGCATCAAGGACTTCGACAAGGATATTTTATGTGTGACTCCTGTCACAACATTGAGAGGAGAAAATGGGGAGTATTCGACCTTATATTATGGTACCAAAAAGTCCGAAACCCTTGTGCTGGGCATTATGGGGGATTATACCAAGATCGTGAAGTACAATATACACAGCGGTAGATTTATCACCGAAGCGGATCATCGTAGTCGCCGTCCTGTATGCGCTGTGGGACGTCAGATCGCCAAAACCGTTTTGGGAGGAGAGGAAGAGGCATTGGGCAAAGTGATACGGATCGGTCAGAAACACTATACCGTCATAGGCGTTGTGAGTGACATCAGTCGCTCTGTATCCATTATGGGGGGGCGTGCAGAGACAAATGTCTTCTTGCCTTACTCTGTAGTGGATGCTTTTCAGAAAAATCCGGGGCAGGTGTATACGACATTTTTGTCTGTGAAAGACGGAGCGGAAGTCAGACCGGTATTGGATAAGATCAAGGCCTACCTTTATGCCAAAAACGATATACACCCTGATGACGAAATAGCCCTTGAGACAATAGACATATCAAGTATCTTTCAGTTTTTCAATCTGCTGCTCACCAGTATCACCATACTTATATGGTTTGTGGGGTTCGGTACGATCATCAGTGGTATCGTCGGGGTCAGCAATATCCTCTTGGTCACCGTGAGAGAGCGTACCAGGGAGATCGGAGTACGGAGGGCTTTGGGTGGACATCCACGAGACATCATCGGTCAGATCCTCCTGGAGGGGATATCCATCACTGTACTGTCGGGGCTTACCGGGATTATCTTGGCGACAGGCATCATGAGCCTTGTCGACCTTGTGCTTTCGATGCAAGTGAGTCCGGCGTTCGTGCCGTTGCACAATCCCGTGCTACCGTTTGGTACAGCCATCATTGCTCTGCTGGTCATTATTTTGGGTGGCCTGCTCGGAGGCACTTTGCCGGCTATCAGAGCTGTCAATATTAAGCCGATAGATGCAATCAGGGAAGAATAA
- a CDS encoding efflux RND transporter periplasmic adaptor subunit has protein sequence MKKFFRYFGWGLFGLLVILTFVYLFNKSKRPEVEYNIFEVEKVDAIEKMSVISGSIAPRDEVSIVPQIAGIVEEILCKPGQHIKAGDVIARIAVIPGTMELSQAQSSLEQAQLEFDNISERYQRDKALFEQKVIPQEEYEASKLNYDKGKNQVENAKDALNIIRTGRGRHDTKTSTTLVRATVSGVILDIPVRVGHSVIQANSFNAGTTIATIANMKDLLFKGKIDEIEVGKIREGMPVKIIIGALDRLTLDATIEYISPKAVQEGGSSLFTVEAAITLDDISNIRAGMSANAEIITGSAYDVLAVPESAIIFIGDSAFVDVLESEESLTSVRRAVDIGVSNGLNVEIKKGLSEHEYVRGGEKVLK, from the coding sequence ATGAAAAAGTTTTTCAGGTATTTCGGATGGGGGCTTTTTGGGCTGCTGGTGATCTTGACCTTTGTCTATCTATTCAACAAGTCCAAGAGACCCGAAGTAGAGTACAATATCTTCGAGGTCGAGAAGGTCGATGCGATAGAGAAGATGAGTGTCATCAGCGGAAGCATAGCTCCGAGGGACGAAGTGTCGATCGTCCCACAGATTGCAGGTATCGTCGAAGAAATACTCTGCAAGCCCGGTCAGCACATCAAAGCCGGAGATGTCATTGCCCGTATCGCTGTCATACCCGGTACGATGGAGCTCAGTCAGGCTCAGTCGAGCCTGGAGCAAGCACAGCTGGAGTTCGACAATATCTCTGAAAGATACCAGAGAGACAAGGCTTTGTTTGAACAAAAGGTCATTCCCCAAGAAGAGTACGAAGCATCCAAACTCAATTATGACAAAGGGAAGAACCAAGTAGAGAACGCCAAGGATGCACTCAACATCATACGCACCGGTCGTGGTCGTCATGATACCAAGACCTCTACTACCCTTGTCAGAGCCACCGTCAGTGGTGTCATCCTTGATATCCCTGTACGTGTGGGACATTCAGTGATACAGGCCAATTCGTTTAATGCCGGTACGACCATCGCTACCATTGCCAACATGAAGGATCTCCTCTTCAAAGGTAAGATTGACGAGATCGAGGTCGGCAAGATCCGTGAGGGTATGCCTGTCAAGATCATCATCGGAGCCCTCGATCGTCTCACCCTCGATGCGACCATCGAGTACATCTCGCCCAAGGCTGTCCAAGAGGGCGGAAGCAGTCTCTTCACAGTCGAAGCAGCGATCACGCTCGATGACATCAGCAACATCCGTGCGGGTATGAGTGCCAACGCCGAAATCATCACAGGATCGGCTTATGATGTCCTCGCTGTACCCGAGTCTGCCATTATCTTTATCGGTGACTCGGCCTTTGTGGATGTCCTCGAAAGTGAGGAGTCCCTAACCTCTGTACGAAGAGCTGTCGATATAGGTGTCAGCAACGGTCTCAACGTCGAAATCAAGAAAGGCCTCTCAGAGCACGAGTATGTCCGAGGAGGCGAAAAAGTCCTCAAGTAA
- a CDS encoding TolC family protein — MKRYLLTLITLAPFLCGEVAGQERQTILTLDQCVERAHHKSLVIRQGQVDSLLTQDATRSSRYRFLPSLGVSVGHSLDLGRSQDKMGVMQDRSSTGSSVSVGLSYELFSGLNRIAGVKLSDLDHQASKEALRQSRQELAISVAQLFYNLLYSQDLVRISRAQVELTAQLLSKAEVFVKAGKWAEGKLAELQTQYAQEQLNLIEAENNLELARFDLMQAIEWEDTARPLEIRTSEIDKLLEQARVALLTEGDWTQKAMTVSPALKVSDLRIRSAEQRIAMARAGYFPTLSLGAGYSNSYYYLIDEQFKSMNVPFADQLRNNGRYYVGLSLQIPIFDKFATRYAVRAARQQVSVSKLERERALRKLDKEMRQALLNATTAERKISVAETALKQSELALDYAQKGFEAGRISTYDYAQAKTKQFLSTMEALRAKYDFVYKVQVLKYHTMPEGWQTLD; from the coding sequence ATGAAAAGATATCTATTGACCCTCATAACCTTGGCTCCTTTTCTCTGTGGAGAAGTCGCAGGACAAGAGAGACAAACGATCCTTACGCTCGACCAATGCGTGGAGCGAGCTCATCACAAGAGCCTCGTTATACGTCAAGGGCAAGTGGACAGTCTCCTTACACAGGATGCCACACGAAGTTCTCGTTACCGTTTTTTACCCTCTCTTGGAGTTTCTGTGGGACATAGTCTTGATCTTGGGCGTTCGCAGGACAAGATGGGCGTGATGCAAGATCGCTCTTCGACAGGAAGTAGTGTGTCTGTCGGCTTGTCGTACGAGCTCTTCAGCGGACTCAATCGTATTGCCGGAGTCAAGCTTTCGGATCTCGATCACCAAGCTTCCAAAGAGGCTCTACGACAGTCTCGCCAAGAGCTTGCTATCTCTGTGGCTCAGCTCTTTTACAACCTCCTCTACTCACAAGATCTTGTTCGTATCTCACGAGCTCAGGTAGAGCTCACTGCTCAACTCCTCTCCAAAGCTGAAGTCTTTGTCAAAGCCGGAAAGTGGGCCGAGGGCAAGCTTGCCGAGTTACAGACCCAGTATGCACAGGAGCAACTCAACCTCATCGAGGCCGAAAACAACCTCGAGCTCGCTCGCTTTGACCTCATGCAAGCCATCGAGTGGGAAGATACGGCAAGGCCTTTGGAGATAAGGACTTCGGAGATAGACAAACTCCTTGAACAAGCTCGTGTCGCTCTCCTCACAGAAGGTGACTGGACACAGAAGGCCATGACCGTGAGTCCTGCTCTCAAGGTCTCGGATCTTCGTATTCGTAGTGCCGAACAGCGGATTGCCATGGCTCGTGCAGGCTACTTTCCTACTTTAAGTCTTGGCGCAGGCTACAGTAATTCTTACTATTACCTCATCGATGAGCAGTTCAAAAGCATGAATGTCCCCTTTGCAGATCAGCTCCGCAACAACGGTCGCTACTATGTAGGGCTCTCGCTCCAGATACCGATCTTCGATAAGTTTGCCACTCGGTATGCTGTAAGGGCGGCACGCCAGCAGGTGTCGGTGTCAAAGCTCGAACGCGAACGAGCACTCCGCAAACTGGACAAAGAGATGAGACAAGCCTTACTCAACGCCACCACGGCGGAGCGTAAGATTTCTGTAGCTGAGACAGCTCTCAAGCAATCTGAGCTTGCCCTCGACTATGCGCAGAAAGGCTTCGAAGCCGGGCGTATCTCTACGTACGACTATGCCCAAGCCAAGACAAAGCAATTTCTCAGCACGATGGAGGCCTTGCGAGCAAAGTATGACTTCGTGTACAAGGTCCAAGTCCTCAAATACCATACAATGCCCGAGGGTTGGCAGACACTTGATTGA
- a CDS encoding DUF6029 family protein, which yields MNKLITALLITTFALSSSTLSAQSPTPKDYGKLQGGIESNGALYKKDPSDPEAQRRGINTYLNLRYTYKDFNAGLQYEIFEPPMLGYEKELKGHALTQYYANYSGEKFNVTLGSFYEQFGNGLILRAYEERSLGINNSLRGLNIKYTPTDWATIKIIGGQPRRYLTYADAFLMGGDTDLSIAHLWMKERDYDITLGGSWLSHFNTKTFDRPQSPQKTHLWSLRTGLTTSDFNLGVEYARKGASQSFSPYVLRYLDEGGDALLINADYTHSDFGISTTLRRIEHMDYRIDNLQKEIYVPMNYIPSLTKQHKYALPGLYPYQANLSGEIGGQIDLFYTIKGKWLGKYPLKVALNGSHYRSLGRNPMRTMPLFGEGGESLLSEMALEVGKKFSRSLEINAGLYHQQLRYEGQNRGSFAEVIDVLWRISRKYSLRTELQHMRTEMKEKGWLYGLAEVGMAPRLSFYGSVMYSYAAEAKELYYTLGGSYTYNSLRASLSYGRNREGIQCVGGICRFVPEYTGLTASLSYTF from the coding sequence ATGAACAAACTCATCACAGCACTCCTTATCACCACCTTTGCCCTATCCTCAAGCACCCTATCTGCCCAATCTCCAACGCCCAAGGACTATGGTAAGCTACAAGGAGGGATAGAATCAAACGGTGCTCTCTACAAGAAAGATCCGTCCGATCCCGAGGCCCAACGCCGTGGGATAAATACCTACCTCAACCTCAGATATACGTACAAGGACTTCAATGCGGGACTTCAGTACGAGATATTTGAGCCTCCCATGCTGGGCTACGAAAAGGAACTCAAGGGACACGCTCTCACACAGTACTATGCCAACTACTCCGGCGAGAAGTTCAATGTCACCCTGGGGAGCTTCTATGAGCAGTTCGGCAATGGACTCATCCTCCGTGCTTACGAAGAGCGTTCGCTGGGCATCAACAATTCGCTCCGAGGTCTCAACATCAAGTACACCCCCACGGATTGGGCGACCATCAAGATCATCGGAGGGCAGCCTCGACGCTATCTCACCTATGCCGATGCCTTCCTCATGGGAGGAGATACAGATCTCAGCATTGCACACCTGTGGATGAAGGAGCGAGATTATGACATCACACTCGGGGGCTCATGGCTGTCGCACTTCAACACCAAGACTTTCGACAGACCCCAATCCCCTCAGAAGACCCATCTTTGGAGCCTTCGTACAGGGCTTACGACTTCGGACTTCAACCTTGGTGTCGAATACGCCCGAAAAGGTGCAAGTCAGAGCTTCTCCCCTTATGTCCTCAGATACCTCGACGAGGGCGGAGATGCTCTTCTGATCAATGCCGACTACACCCACTCGGACTTCGGGATCTCGACGACGCTCAGACGTATCGAACACATGGACTACCGCATCGACAACTTACAAAAGGAGATCTATGTGCCGATGAACTATATCCCCTCGCTCACGAAGCAACACAAGTACGCTCTCCCCGGACTCTATCCTTATCAAGCAAATCTATCGGGTGAGATCGGAGGGCAGATTGATCTTTTCTATACGATCAAAGGAAAGTGGCTCGGCAAGTACCCACTCAAGGTGGCTCTCAACGGCTCGCATTACCGTTCGCTCGGGCGCAACCCGATGCGTACGATGCCCCTCTTCGGCGAAGGGGGAGAATCCCTGCTGAGCGAGATGGCTCTTGAGGTGGGAAAGAAGTTTTCGCGCTCATTGGAGATCAATGCAGGGCTCTACCACCAACAACTAAGGTACGAGGGGCAGAATAGAGGCTCCTTTGCTGAGGTCATCGATGTCCTTTGGCGCATCTCTCGCAAGTACTCTCTACGTACCGAGCTCCAGCACATGAGGACAGAGATGAAAGAAAAAGGGTGGCTCTATGGCCTTGCCGAAGTCGGGATGGCACCTCGTCTCTCTTTCTACGGCAGTGTGATGTACAGCTATGCTGCCGAAGCCAAAGAGCTCTACTACACCTTGGGAGGTAGTTACACTTACAACAGCCTTCGTGCGTCTCTCTCCTATGGTCGCAATCGCGAAGGGATCCAATGTGTCGGAGGCATCTGTCGCTTCGTACCCGAATACACAGGTCTCACCGCAAGTCTATCGTACACATTCTGA
- a CDS encoding TlpA family protein disulfide reductase has protein sequence MKKLLLLTLLCFLPLLGTKAQNIQVENLKGEKVLFSEIIKGDMPVVVSFWATWCKPCMMEMEAFKEIQDEWDGKVRIVSISIDDSRSKSKVPSLVKGRSLPFEIFLDPNKSLYNSLNALGVPYTFIFHKGKQVYSHSGYTPGDEEVVIEKALKYTK, from the coding sequence ATGAAAAAGCTTTTACTCCTTACACTCCTTTGCTTTCTTCCCCTTTTGGGCACAAAGGCACAGAACATCCAAGTAGAAAACCTCAAAGGCGAGAAGGTCCTCTTCTCCGAGATCATCAAGGGTGATATGCCCGTCGTAGTGTCATTTTGGGCGACGTGGTGCAAGCCTTGCATGATGGAGATGGAGGCATTCAAAGAGATCCAAGACGAATGGGACGGCAAGGTACGTATCGTCTCTATCTCCATCGACGACTCCAGATCGAAGAGTAAGGTACCATCGTTGGTCAAAGGAAGAAGTCTGCCGTTCGAGATATTTTTGGATCCCAACAAGTCGTTGTACAACAGTCTCAACGCCCTCGGTGTCCCCTATACGTTCATCTTCCATAAGGGTAAACAAGTGTATTCGCACAGTGGTTACACTCCCGGTGATGAAGAAGTAGTCATCGAAAAGGCTCTGAAATACACGAAGTAA
- a CDS encoding Omp28-related outer membrane protein encodes MKKSFYLFPLLVLLFFTHCAENHPELLVETLTISADKEHIIADDEELISFSIQSQNGRNWTNEAKIFVNGVLLDGNKFKTSEVGAFRCHAVLNEVTSNEIVFTSKIKPATLTLSADRKSILADGQDHLTFVVTDAQGKDVSALAKIRVNDVPVQGLNYKTTDVGIQNAVAFVGKEYSLPLSFVTNKVEEITLTADKPLVFVDGEDKVILMVKNAEGQDLTGESRFFVGETPMASNVYRPESVGQVSFTAIYNDNKSTSVMVTARKPIEYKLVIKPSKEILIGDNVDEVSFSCINTAENDEDLTSETTFFIDGQPLGGRVFKTDKVGTYRITARYKDHDAEPLLLVVDPHPDTIAKSLTLSADKDEIFADGEAMVTFTVKNQADRDFTSQATIQINNKPISGNTFKTTTPDIYKIVAIVGSVKSNIVTINAIKRPALLKIEANKNKIIADNKDEVILTCINTADKDKDVTGEATFFVDGKAISGNKFKTNKVGDYRITARFDGSESSPVLIVAEPHPDTIVKELTITANKRSFVANNKEVVTFRAKNQANKDFTSEATFYINDKPISGNTFKTSVADAYKVYAKVGDKQSNVLTLQATPRPASLRLQLDKRSILADGAQKVRFTVQDANDRDISSKATFMVNGQRINAREYSTDVPGTYKVVAMYEEEHSEEETFTAHRPERITIEMDKQELTLGTDRALFTVRNSAQSHITDASQIFINGQAIPSRYHTPDRVGTFRAYAIYNGNKSAEISFHVKEAVVQNLLVKADKSVIVSDGADFAILRCTDSSRGGRDVTEEAEFFADGQRLQSNILKTQKVGNISITAKLKNQTSAPLQLKGQTTLSAVPKLYVEEFTGTWCPYCPRAIHMVDEASKNPQVIAVAFHTGANSKGHPRYDPFSSSATLIVGNVLGVRGYPSLVANRDRNQHIQAYGNPVGITSRIPSDTSVGIAIQTTLSGHHLSATVNVRSSETREAAHWVAIITEDKLIADQRNGTGRYPHIGKNFSHDHVYRKSYGDVRDGTEFSLPKDQTQHLTFSLNLDNKLVPSNCKLVILVMDKDRKVLNAQVVKLGDSISY; translated from the coding sequence ATGAAGAAGTCCTTTTACCTCTTCCCACTACTTGTATTGCTGTTTTTCACACATTGTGCCGAAAATCATCCCGAGCTCTTGGTCGAGACTCTGACCATATCAGCAGACAAAGAGCACATCATCGCTGATGATGAAGAACTTATATCATTCTCGATCCAAAGTCAGAATGGACGGAATTGGACCAACGAGGCCAAGATCTTCGTCAATGGAGTGCTGTTGGACGGAAACAAGTTCAAGACCTCTGAGGTGGGGGCATTCAGATGTCATGCCGTACTGAACGAAGTGACATCGAACGAGATCGTGTTCACGTCAAAGATCAAGCCGGCGACACTGACCTTGTCGGCCGATCGAAAGAGCATCTTGGCAGATGGTCAGGATCATCTGACCTTTGTCGTCACAGATGCACAAGGGAAGGATGTGTCAGCTTTGGCAAAAATAAGGGTCAATGACGTGCCCGTACAGGGTCTGAACTACAAGACAACAGATGTAGGTATTCAGAATGCCGTGGCCTTTGTGGGCAAGGAGTACTCGTTGCCTCTATCGTTTGTGACAAATAAGGTGGAGGAGATCACACTCACAGCGGACAAGCCTCTCGTCTTCGTCGATGGTGAGGACAAGGTGATCTTGATGGTCAAGAATGCAGAGGGGCAGGACTTGACGGGTGAAAGCCGATTCTTTGTCGGAGAGACTCCGATGGCATCAAATGTCTATCGCCCCGAATCGGTAGGGCAAGTTTCGTTCACGGCCATCTACAACGACAATAAAAGTACATCTGTCATGGTGACCGCAAGGAAGCCGATAGAGTACAAGTTGGTCATCAAGCCAAGTAAAGAGATACTCATAGGGGACAACGTGGATGAGGTGTCATTCTCGTGCATCAATACCGCTGAAAATGATGAGGATCTGACATCGGAGACGACATTCTTCATCGATGGACAACCTCTTGGGGGCAGAGTATTCAAGACAGATAAAGTGGGGACTTACCGCATCACTGCGAGGTATAAGGATCACGATGCCGAACCTTTGCTTCTTGTAGTCGATCCTCATCCCGACACCATCGCCAAGAGTTTGACACTCTCCGCAGACAAGGATGAGATATTTGCCGATGGAGAAGCGATGGTGACTTTCACGGTCAAAAATCAAGCAGACAGGGACTTCACCTCTCAAGCGACCATACAGATCAACAACAAACCGATCTCCGGCAATACGTTCAAAACCACAACCCCCGACATCTACAAGATAGTAGCCATCGTCGGTAGCGTAAAGTCGAACATCGTCACAATCAATGCGATCAAACGCCCTGCCCTGCTCAAGATCGAAGCGAACAAAAACAAGATCATCGCAGACAACAAGGACGAAGTGATCCTGACTTGCATCAATACGGCAGATAAGGATAAGGATGTGACAGGAGAGGCTACATTCTTCGTCGATGGCAAGGCCATTTCTGGGAACAAGTTTAAGACGAATAAGGTCGGAGACTATCGTATCACTGCGAGATTCGACGGCTCCGAGTCATCTCCGGTGCTCATCGTTGCCGAACCTCATCCGGACACCATCGTCAAGGAGCTGACAATCACGGCAAACAAGCGTAGCTTCGTTGCCAACAACAAAGAGGTGGTGACATTCAGAGCCAAAAATCAAGCCAATAAAGACTTCACAAGCGAAGCCACATTCTACATCAATGACAAACCGATCTCCGGCAATACATTCAAGACTTCGGTAGCAGATGCGTACAAGGTCTATGCCAAGGTCGGAGACAAGCAATCCAATGTCCTCACCCTCCAAGCGACACCACGCCCGGCATCTCTGAGACTGCAACTCGACAAGAGAAGCATCCTCGCCGATGGGGCACAAAAAGTAAGGTTCACGGTACAGGATGCCAATGACAGAGACATCTCGTCCAAAGCGACATTTATGGTAAATGGGCAAAGGATAAACGCTCGGGAGTACAGCACCGATGTCCCGGGCACTTACAAGGTCGTCGCAATGTACGAGGAGGAGCACTCTGAAGAGGAGACCTTCACGGCTCACCGTCCCGAGCGCATCACCATCGAGATGGACAAGCAAGAACTAACCCTCGGTACGGATAGGGCTCTTTTTACGGTCAGAAACTCCGCACAAAGCCATATTACAGATGCTTCACAGATCTTTATCAACGGTCAAGCCATCCCATCTCGCTACCATACACCGGATCGAGTGGGCACATTCAGAGCCTATGCCATCTACAATGGAAATAAGAGTGCGGAGATCTCCTTCCATGTCAAGGAAGCCGTCGTGCAAAACCTTCTCGTGAAGGCAGACAAGTCTGTCATCGTCAGCGATGGGGCAGACTTCGCCATCCTAAGATGTACCGATAGTTCAAGAGGTGGGAGGGATGTTACCGAAGAGGCAGAGTTTTTCGCTGATGGTCAAAGACTTCAGAGCAATATACTCAAGACTCAAAAGGTCGGCAACATCTCGATCACGGCAAAACTAAAAAATCAAACCTCCGCACCTCTTCAGCTCAAAGGTCAGACGACCCTCTCGGCAGTACCTAAGCTGTATGTCGAGGAGTTTACAGGGACATGGTGTCCTTATTGCCCTCGTGCAATACATATGGTGGATGAGGCCTCAAAGAACCCACAGGTCATCGCCGTGGCTTTCCATACAGGAGCCAACTCGAAAGGTCATCCCCGCTATGATCCCTTCTCCTCTTCTGCAACATTGATAGTAGGGAATGTCCTTGGCGTGAGGGGTTATCCAAGCCTTGTCGCAAACAGGGATCGCAACCAACACATACAGGCGTACGGCAATCCTGTGGGGATCACCAGCCGTATCCCTTCGGACACAAGTGTGGGTATTGCAATACAAACAACGCTCTCCGGACACCACCTCTCGGCAACCGTCAATGTCCGCAGCTCGGAGACCCGAGAGGCCGCACACTGGGTGGCGATCATCACCGAAGACAAGCTCATCGCAGATCAAAGGAATGGCACGGGGAGGTATCCTCATATAGGCAAGAACTTCTCGCACGATCATGTCTATAGGAAGTCATACGGTGACGTCAGAGATGGCACTGAGTTCTCTCTCCCTAAGGATCAGACTCAGCATCTGACCTTCTCACTCAACCTCGACAACAAGCTGGTACCAAGCAACTGCAAGCTGGTCATCCTCGTCATGGATAAGGATCGCAAGGTCCTCAACGCTCAAGTCGTCAAACTCGGAGACTCCATCAGTTACTAA
- a CDS encoding ABC transporter ATP-binding protein: protein MKQFFSTLRRFIPKYKVYVALSAIFNILSAFLNLVSFAMIIPILRVLFKLETKEFQHIPMDSMDFSSITALKELPTILWNNFNALLVEFIKVNGGSMALVLLGCFLVVMTLIKVGTSYLGSYFLIPIRTGVVRDIRDSINKKVLELPMGFFSEERKGDIMSRISNDVYEVEGSLISSLDLLLKNPIMVLIYLVTMIIISPQLTLFVLILLPVSGFVMGKVGKSLKRDSSRLQDESGLMLSLVEETLSGLRIIKAFHAEHKIQQRFERQTDTVRRLSGKVQGRHLLAHPMSEFLGTATIAIVLWYGGSLIVGESSSIDAATFIYYLVIFYSLINPAKELTRSAYSIQKGMASLERVDKILLAESNILDPEVPKPVKFEEYISFENVSFRYKDAWVLKDIDLTIPKGKTVAIVGASGSGKSTMVDLLPRFYDVQEGRVTIDGTDVREVKMIDLRNLMGNVNQEAILFNDSVRNNIAFGEKDATLEEITTAAKIANADEFIQQLPQKYETNIGDRGGKLSGGQRQRLSIARAILKNPDILILDEATSALDTASEKLVQTALDNLMKGRTTIVIAHRLSTIVNADMICVLDQGRIVEKGTHNELMELNGYYAKLVHMQSF from the coding sequence ATGAAACAGTTTTTTAGCACGCTACGCCGCTTCATCCCCAAGTATAAAGTGTACGTGGCTCTCAGTGCGATATTCAATATACTTTCGGCTTTCCTCAACCTCGTGTCCTTTGCGATGATCATCCCTATCCTGAGGGTGCTCTTCAAGTTGGAGACGAAGGAGTTTCAGCACATACCGATGGACAGCATGGACTTCTCATCCATCACAGCATTGAAGGAGCTACCGACAATATTGTGGAACAACTTCAATGCCCTTCTGGTGGAGTTTATCAAGGTCAACGGTGGCTCCATGGCTCTTGTCCTGCTGGGGTGCTTTCTCGTGGTGATGACGCTGATCAAGGTGGGTACGAGCTACCTCGGATCTTACTTCCTCATCCCGATACGTACAGGCGTGGTGAGGGACATACGAGACAGCATCAACAAGAAAGTACTGGAGCTACCGATGGGATTTTTCAGCGAAGAGCGCAAGGGGGACATCATGTCCCGGATCTCGAATGACGTCTATGAGGTCGAAGGATCGCTGATCAGTTCGCTCGACCTCCTTCTCAAAAATCCGATCATGGTGCTCATCTATCTTGTGACGATGATCATCATCAGTCCTCAACTCACCCTCTTCGTCCTCATACTGCTTCCGGTGTCAGGATTTGTCATGGGAAAAGTGGGTAAGAGTCTCAAACGAGACAGTTCCAGACTACAAGATGAGTCCGGCCTGATGCTGAGCCTCGTCGAGGAGACCCTCAGTGGCCTGAGGATCATCAAGGCCTTCCATGCGGAGCATAAGATCCAACAACGCTTCGAACGTCAGACAGATACCGTCCGCCGACTCTCAGGTAAGGTGCAGGGGCGTCACCTCCTGGCACACCCTATGAGCGAATTTTTGGGTACGGCTACGATCGCTATCGTACTCTGGTACGGCGGGAGTCTGATCGTGGGCGAAAGTTCGAGCATCGATGCCGCGACATTCATCTATTATCTCGTTATCTTCTATTCGCTCATCAATCCTGCGAAAGAACTCACCCGATCAGCATATTCGATCCAAAAGGGGATGGCTTCTTTGGAGCGTGTGGACAAGATCCTTCTCGCAGAGTCCAACATATTGGATCCTGAAGTGCCCAAGCCTGTGAAGTTCGAGGAGTACATTTCGTTCGAGAACGTATCCTTCCGCTACAAGGATGCTTGGGTGCTCAAGGACATCGACCTCACCATCCCCAAGGGTAAGACCGTGGCTATCGTGGGGGCTTCGGGCTCAGGGAAGAGCACGATGGTGGATCTCTTGCCGAGGTTTTATGACGTACAGGAGGGGCGTGTGACCATAGATGGTACGGATGTCAGAGAGGTGAAGATGATAGATCTGCGTAACCTTATGGGGAATGTCAATCAGGAGGCCATACTCTTCAACGACAGTGTACGAAACAATATAGCCTTCGGGGAGAAAGATGCTACCTTGGAGGAAATCACCACAGCGGCAAAGATCGCAAATGCCGATGAATTTATCCAACAACTGCCACAGAAGTATGAGACAAACATCGGCGATCGTGGAGGCAAACTTTCGGGAGGTCAGCGTCAACGCCTGAGCATCGCTCGTGCAATACTCAAGAACCCGGACATCCTCATCCTCGATGAGGCTACTTCGGCTCTTGATACGGCTTCGGAAAAGTTGGTACAAACGGCTCTCGACAACCTTATGAAAGGCCGCACGACCATAGTCATCGCACACCGCCTCTCGACGATCGTCAATGCAGACATGATCTGTGTCCTCGATCAGGGTCGCATCGTCGAAAAGGGGACACACAACGAACTCATGGAGCTCAACGGGTATTATGCCAAGTTGGTGCATATGCAGAGCTTTTGA